Part of the Salminus brasiliensis chromosome 2, fSalBra1.hap2, whole genome shotgun sequence genome, tatatatataatatatgtgtgtgtgtatatgtgtgtgtgtatgtatatgtatatatatatatatatatatatatatatatatatatatatatattagtgtgtgtgtatatgtgtgtgtatgtatatatatatatatatatatatatatatatatatatatagtgtgtgtgtacccgCATACCAGCATTTACACACAGTATCTGCAATAGGAAGCTCACTGACACccaattttttttacttatttttttgtatttttttacacagaacatttttgtttgcagactttatgaaaccaaacttTTAAACAACCAGTCAAAGCCGGtcattaataattagtaaaTTATTTTTGTTAAACAGACACTTAATAGAACTTTTCAGatgtttccatgtggtgtttttttggttcttaaacaacaaaaaaggccaaacactgaagtttagtagcTTTTTTCACAGAGATGTGGACCTGAATGGGAAACCTGTGTGCTGCAGATGCATATGGAttttaaacaccagttaaaagctgtttggtcgagcttAGCCAGATTATGCTTCCCCACCTGCACAATGTTTCTGCGTTGtggcaatttttattttttcacggCTCTGAAACTTGCAAATGTGCAGCTACTCAACCGGGAAATGCTGCTCTTTTAGGCTTTTTATATCTGATTTGGGAAGATAAAAGTACAAcctaaaaagtggaacactataaatatcaggatttatatcTAAATCTAAATGTTTATGGAATGATCAAAATTTACCCATATGGATTGCCAATTAACCTACCTTGACCTCTTTTCGAGGCAATGCCGGGCAGttgacatgctcagaggaaagctcaGAGTCTCCAGCTAACAACGCCTCAAAAGTGAACTGGAGAAGAGAGCATATCCAATTTTGCTCTCCCACACTCCGGCCACtcctggcaaagcagcatgattTTGGGATTTGAGCTTgcaacccccaggccatagtagCAGCACAATAGACCACTAAGCCAATCGGAGCCCCCCATTTTCCACAGTTTTAAGAtatattttaaggtacaaaagTGGCCGTCCCATAAGTTTCCACAGAACTGCATGCAGGCGTGGGTTCAGCCACAAGCCCCTGAAatgattaatacatttttaaatctgTAATTGTGGGTCCCAACCCTGGTCTTGAAGTACCCCAGGCCCTGCAGAGTgtagtgttttccctgctcacAACACACCGGATCCAGCTCCCCGGCTAATTAATAAGCCTTTCCTTAGCTGAGTTGGGTCTGTTACAGCAGGAGAAGGGAGTATAGTGGAACCAGGTTTTGGGTACCTGTAGCCTACAAAGTCACATCATCTGGTGGTGGTTGTTTTCTTCTGTAATTGAATATTTGCAGTGGCCTCTGACCTGACCTTCCTCCTGGACAGCTCCAGGGGTTGGGTTGAAGACCTCTTCACTAGCACATGAGTGAGGAACTGCATTCCTGTGCAGTCTGGTGATTTTTCTGCTCAGGCCCACCTTTAACTTACCAGCTAATTACCAGGTTTAGTTGGTGTGCTTGGAAACTCCAGTCCTCGAAGGCTGGATTTAtgcagtttgctgattttcccAGTGTACAGTCTGTCTCCGTCTTGATATCTGacatagttttttttaataccacaGGCAATAGAGAgctgtgttgctgctgctggcTTCAGTGTTGGGGAGTTCGCTGCTCTGGTGTTTTCTGGCGCGATGGACTTTACTGAAGGTAAGATGAGTCCGCTCCTTACGAGTATTCAGGCTCAGTACATTCAGTACAAGGCCTTCATCCTTACCATCTGAGTTGTTCTTTGCTGTAACTTCAGTCTAATGATGGATTTGATCTTGGCTCTTAGCCCTTTTTGCAGTGAAAGTTAGGGCAGAGGCCATGCAGAAAGCCTCTGATCAAACTCGAAGTGGAATGTTATCTGTGATCGGAAGACCTCAAGCCAACTACAAATACGCCTGCCTTCAAGCTAGAGAGCACTGCCTGTCTCTGGGAATCCAGAACCCTGTCTGCTCTGTTGCAAACTACCTCTTTCCAGATGGAAGGGTCATCGCTGGACATCGAGAGGTAAGAACTGTGAAGAAACAAGTGCTTTGTAGGGGTTTTTTTTGTCCAGGAATTGCCTTTTGAAGAATTTTAATGCAAGGAGGCATGGATCTATATAAGATACTGAACACGCGTTTTAGACTATTACAAACTCATGTTAACCAATATTTTGATATGGATTAAAACCAGCTGAAtacaatccaatcctcacagcaatgcttcagaatctagtagaaaggcttccTTAGACAGCTTAGACAGttacgccaacaaaagcagggtaaacaaTTTTTTATACCCTCgaatttagaagaaacaataactgatcatgtgtcccaatacttttgtccatgcagtgcaTCTTTCTGTGGAGCACACTTGTGGACTAGATCTTAAGTGTTTAAGTACTGGTCCTGTCACACTGTCTCTATGAAGCTATTAACTGTCCTTCTGTCTTCTCTAGGCACTGGACTTCCTCCAGAAGAACTCTCGCCAGCTTCACTTCGCACGGACACGGCAGCTGTCGGTGAGCGGAGCCTTCCACACAAGTCTGATGGAGCCGGCCATGGAGCCTCTCAGAGATGTGCTGCGGAAGCTGGAGGTGCGCCGGCCCCATATCGCCGTCCACTCCAACGTAGATGGAAAGCGCTACATGCATGATAATCACGTGAGGCAGCAGCTGACCAAGCAGCTGGTGTTGCCGGTGAAGTGGGAACAGACGTTGCACGAGATCTACGAGAGGACTCAGGGTCAGGACTTCCCCCACACGTATGAGGTGGGACCTGGGAAACAGCTGGGCGCTACCCTCCAGAAATGCAACATGAAAGCCTTTAAGAACTACACTCACGTTGACGTTACACTGCCACAGGATGAATGAAAGATGGATGATGCTGTGCTTTGCTAAGCATGAGTATGGCTATacttaaccctggtcctggaggtaCCCTGCCCTGGACATTTTAGAGGtctccctgctttaacacaccccctGCAACTCTAAAAGGGCTGGTTATTGAGCTGATTAGCTacatcaggtgtgttgggaccAGGACCAGTACCAGGGCTGAGAAACCCCATCTACCTTCTGTTTTTTCGTTGCAGCTACAGAACTCTTTACAGAGACTTTGCAGTGTTGAGTTAATATCACGCCTGTCCATGCCCACAAAACTTCCATAAATAAATGGTTGGAGTCATGGTTGTTCTTTAACTTGTGGTGGTATTTAGTTAAGTAACTGCCATAGTTTAATAAAGCAAGTTCTAGTGTATTTtgaacatgtccaaatgtttgtggacaccccttccaatgaatgcattcatcttcATTCAAGTTTCACCCACTGCTTTCATAGACGTGAAAATACACACGGACGTACatctcgtctagtccctgtggagaaatactgccagtagaataggactctctggagataagcatgaacctgttggcaccttgcctaatgccaggtgggagcttgaggggtataaagtgtagttggtgtggcacaaccgataacaccactacctgccagtgagctaccacaccacctgggatactggggttcgatttctgggctgggtgactatgctgtgctacaccaataagagtccttgggcaagactcctaacactacgtctCTGTAAggcaagtaaccttgtaagtcgctctggataagggcatcagataaatgccataaatgtaaatgtagatgtaaatgtaaagccccccagctgtggagcagtggaactgtgttctctggaattatggtgcttTATTCAATACTTTCCGAAGTACcgatttggggagttggagatgaggtgggatggtgatcgtccaacatcctgaccttactaacgctgtTGATGCTGAATAcgttcaaatcctcacagtcaACGTCAGAAGTAGctttactagggatgcaccaatattTAAATTGATAAGCTGATATGTTGCTTATACATATTTGTCTATGCTGCCGTTTTAAAATTGATGAACTACATCTACATGAATTATCATTTCAGAGAAATATGCCATTTATTTCTGTTGGGTTACAAATGCCgtaaaattaaagaaaaaaaatcagctgacacccctactaataaatgcatttagcaccACGTTGCACCCAATGCTGACACAGTGCGCCTGTGGCAACAAGCACGGCCCCCCCCATCCTAAAATGAGGTGTGTGTCGTATCCATTTAGGTGAAGGATGAGTTTTCCTGGTTGTGATTTGTTTGTatgaaatgtgaaaaatgagAATCTATAGGATACAGAATATAATACAGTAAGATGCCACTGAAATCAGTATAGTGAGTGTACTGTATTTGGGGGGGAAAATAAGCTGCTATGGCGAAATAAGAGAACACGTCTCAATCAATCAGCAGGCGTGGCCTAACTGTTGTGTGATGACAGTATGACAAATACTGATTTTAACCTCCTCGTTTTTGTTCCTGGGACAATCCACAGACACTTTACAGTATAGATATGTTTATTGTTTACTTGCATTTTACAAGTTTAAATTGAAAGTCCAGCTTCCTTAAGTAGGGCAGAAATACCCATCGAGGAAGAGGTAAGAAAACACGGCCCAATTAACCAGCAACAGACCCTTCTGTAAACCAGCAACAGTATCAAACAACTTACAAAAACTTCTGTGTGAACCAGCACTTCGGTTACAGTCAGTTAGAAAAGAATcattaaaaaattattaatataaaaaaatctttGATTTTTACTGAGCCGAAGACCTGCTCTTGACTCTTGTCTAACTCTCAGATGGTTTCCAGGTTGCAGTAAAGGCAGCCACAGCGACCAGCAGGACAGCTGAAGCCAGAAAACACTTGGTTTTGTAGGACCAATCAGGAAAGTGCGAGTTGCAGACCTGtgtaaacataataaataatcaatcaatcaatcaatccaaGATCAGGCTTTTCATTAATTCTGAATGCTGGAAAAAGATTGACTTTCTCTTACCCAGCTCATCCACTTCATAGCTGTCTGGCAGGCTTGAGTGTGTAGCTGAGGAACCACCCAGAAGGCCTTCAACATTGGCCTGACCTTGGACCACCGGAGACGTCCAACGATCCTGCTGTAACAGTGTTGTAGAACAGCTTTAGAGATTGCTCACTTCCTGTCTCCATAAACACACAGCCATAAAAACAGGCCAGGAGTTTGGAGGCACCAGCAGGCTAGCcagaacattagtaccacctgcctaatagtaGTGAGTAGGTCGCCCTTCTGCCAcaacaacagatctgactaATTAAGGCAtgaaccccacaagacctctgaaggcgtaatgaggtatctggcaccaagaccaacgTTAGCATCttacagatcctttaagtcctgtaagttgtgtgCCTCAGTGAGCCTTACATGCCAATGACCCCATCACCGGTGCATCTTGGAGCACTTTAGGTAGGTCCTGACTACTGGATACCAGAAAACACCCATAAGACCTGATGTTCTGGtggagatgttttgacccagatgttcttctcaaagtgtctcaggttcttatgcttgcccattattcttcaccttcatcaccttcaagggttgaccgttcacttgctgcctaatatgtagatcccaccccttgacagatgcagCCCCTGTAGAtggagataatcaatgttttttacttcacctaatggtatggtgctaatgttatggctgattgttgtatATATCTAGTTCTACTGGCACATTCACTTgattaggggtccaagcaccaatAGTTTCAGACCccatttcttttcttcttcttcttcttctttaaaaGTCATTGTAGTTACACTCTCTGACCTGCTGGGTGACGGAGGAGGGTGTGCTGACATGATGGAACTGCTGGAGAAGATACTTGCCCATTGAAAGCTCCAAAGTTCCACACATTAGCATATCTCTGCCAGTGCTGATGTGGTGGCCACTGGTTTGGAAGTTTCTCGCTCCACCTGCTATTCAGTTCGTCCCCGATCTGAGCCAGCTGCCGGCCGACGAGCTGAGCGGCTCTTCCACTACGACatttaataaacacaaaagCTTGTTTTAGATTTCAGTCTGCAATGTTGCAGAtgtaaagtactttgtgataaAGATGCCAGACAGTTGTCAtttgtcagatttttttttgttgttctttaatTTGTAAACTGTAAGTATGTGGGTGGGGTGAGAAGAGCTCagctgcagttttacaagcccatttaccaccctgttattttgcccccaTGCCAGTCAGAGCAGAGTGATGAACTATGCTCTGACTGGCATGGGGGCATTGCCAATGGTAGGGacggggggggtgggggaggttCAATTGGGTAGAAAACCGGGTCCAAATCAGAAGGAAATGATTGGGCTTGTATTTTTATGTGATCAGACATGATCCTGAAACTCAGCACAGATgaagtgaccagatgtaaacTGGGTGCAAAAGTCCAAAATGCCATTATCAGCTTGAACAGCTCAGTTGTAGCTAAGCCTGATTTGCTTTTCAGTGAAGAGACAACATTCACAGGGGGTTCACAGTGGAGTAcagtcacttccatgtactgaagaAAAACAGCTCTATTCTTACATTTAAACAAAGAACGTGCTGCATAGGGAACTCCTCTTCAGTTTCTATGGATTAGAGAaatgaaactttgtacctcatGTCGATGTCAGAGAGTGTGTGATTTTCCACCTCGCTAGGTCCAGCCTGGGGGGAAATGGCACTGCTTGCTTCGTGTGTTTGCTCCACCATTTCGCAATCTGAGTCGAGAGAACATtttatgatattattaataaaattagtCATACAGCAGTGCACATATTATACATCTGCAAACCCAGTGCTTAATCCTTCATCTATCCAGCGGCATTTCTGTAGAGTCTGCATTAACAGACTGTGTCCCATTAAGAGCGTTGTTGACTGGTACTGTGccctttgctttttttttttttttatagctttcaACGAACTACTACTGCCATGTAAACACAGAGTCATGTGactgggtgtgtctgtgtgtgttcttattGGAGTGTGAAAAGATGACCTCATCCAACACACAGTCCAGTTTTGTTCCTAGAACTATTATTCTCACTAGAGGTGAGGAGAGCGTCCCAAACACAGACTATATATCCCAAACTCCGTGCCATACAACTACAACACCAACAGTATTTCCTTTAGACTAATCAGCTTTAAgatgaaatatttaatataatatttcatcactgtcacacaaaatttCTGTTTGACGTTAtttgacatacactatatggacaaaaatatttagacacctacttattcatcatttctttcgaaatcaagggtataaaaataaaataataaacgtTTATCCcttattttggaggagcattgctgtgaggatttgattgcatttagcaatcaaacaagagcgttagtgaggtcaggatgttggatgatcaccaccccacttcaccccacctcatcccaaactccccaactacccccccccccccccgaatcCAAGGACAGGAAACTGCAGCATCTCCTAGTGCACTTGTGATTTCTAGTGAACACCGTAGGTCACTAGCTATGTCAGCTGAGTGTGGACCACAGTGCCCTAACGAGGCTGTGTTCGAAACAGGCCCCTACTCCCTGCTTATTCACAGGGACTAAACAcactaagctgtgtgtgtgttcatttgcacatctctgtagcgaaatgcattcattagatcagagtgtccacaaatatttggacatgaatagaagatacaaggtttttctaTTAGTTTGTATGCATTGATATGCCATGCTTAGACTATTCAATCACTTACAGTACTCCTCTTGGTAAAAAAGGATTAAACAGTACCAAAATGTAGGTCATTTGACTCTTTGACAGTCGTCGGACACCACAATAAAGGGGACATATTTACCACCATAGACTAGAACCACTTGGCCTTACCCTTTTACTAGCGTAATACCCAAGATTACGGTCATCACAAGTCATTCTCTGCTTTTCTGGCATCATTTGTGACTGAATCGGATCTGATTCATTCTCTTCCAGCCTCCTGTATATATACTGGATTTATTGACAGCATTATCGGCATTATCGATACTGACACCCAGTATCAGATCGGTGCAACTCTAACAGGCTGTGGGTGCGAGTCAGATAAAAGCGGGTTGCTATAAGGTCAAGTTCACCTTCACCTTCTTCAATATATAAGGAAAGCGAAGGTGAACGAGTAAAAAGAGTCCAGATCCACCAACATTACAGGACTGGAGTGACTGGAACGGGTTACTCCACACCTCTGACCAGCACTTCCTCCTTTCCCTGCACACAGCTCTGAATGATACGCCATGAAAACAGAATCAGcttcagacaggcctgattTACAATCAGCTGACTGTAGTCTAAAGGTACGAGGGTGAAAGGCCAGGTGTGGAACAAGTGTAAGAGGCGCTAGAGCTAGAAACAGGCTGGTCAGTTTTACTCCTAGGTGCTTTTACCACACCGAAAAAGGACCCTCGGCCCTCGAGCCTTTGTTCATGTGAGTCTCATGAGAGGTTCTGATGCAAATACTCATTCAAATCAGTCAAACTGCTCCGAGCAGACAAAATCAATACAGTTGGAAAACATGGCATGAAACTGGTTCCCTACTCCCTTATTAGTGTTGAACTAGGTAGGGTGAACTGTTTAGTTTACTAGCTAGCTATTTGGGACACGTCCCCCTAAAACACGACGTGTAGCCATGTTTAATTCTTGGTCCAGGACTAAATTAACCTGCATTATTAGTATAATAAGCAGCAGTGGGCACATTAGGGTGGTTGTTTTAACTGTAGTGCTACAGTCAGAGcccctgctgctgctcctgttGCGTAGTAACGAGAAACTCGGGCTGTAATCTAAATAGATCCGTAGCTGCCTTTTAAGGGCACTACTTTCACTTGGTGTCAGATTCTGAGGGCACTACAATCTCTCACACTCAACTCGACAATGATTTCTAGCCATCACATTAGGCCACTACAGCAGCTACTAGCCTGCAAAATAGCCAGCGACGCGTACCTAGTGTagtgtgctagctagctagtgctagtgcttTCTCGTCAAAACAACGCCTGTGTTTTCTAATAAACCCGCCGCCCTCAAACTACAATAACTGGGCTGTTTATGCACCTGGTGGACGAATTAATCATGGTGCGGATTCATCGCTTGCTTGCTACGTTTTATCGTTGTTTATGAGACCATGCAGTACACTACTATTTAGTGCAACACTAAAAAGGGAGTAGGGGTCCGTTTCGAACACAGCCTCGTAAGGGCTGTGTTCCCTAGAAAAGTGTTCCCTGCGGAGTTCCCTAGAAAAAATACGAGTGCACTAGGGGGAGGCTATATATTTCCACTTTTTTTGACTCGCACACTAGAAGAAAAATGGACTTAAGCTCAAGATATGATCACAACCAGTAAATATGGATGGGTTAATGCTAAATAAGGGccctttaaaatattattattattatttttattattatttattttttttttttggatattGGTTTGTTTCCTTTAATCTGCGTAGATGATCAGTTAATAAAACACTAAAAGAAGCACACCCCTATGCTCAGTGCCCAATAAACAGCATGTATGTAATATTAAAAGTCCTGCTGCTTAAATAAGATATTTATATCTGGGCCAGTCTCTCATAATCTGACATCAGCCATGTTTTCGCTTTGACTCGATGACAAAGGACAGGAGCGGTTTAGATTCAGGTGAAAATGCTTACCTGAGTTGTAGATTAAACCGGACGCCGCCCTGTAAAACAATCATTTCTATTACACACTGggaataattaaacattttaaattattattatttagttttgcTCAAAATTACAGAGTAGATTCGTGAAGTCACTTACAGCAGCGTCCTTTAATCGTTTTCGGTTACAGGTGTGTGCCTCAGGGGGATTAAACCACGCCCTGGCTTCATCCAGGAAGAGCGTCTGCTGTCCTCCATCAACAGTCCACTAGAGGGCGCCAGCGCCTTTACACCCTCCTGTCCCCATCCTGAAGATGCTCTGATGATTTTTGATGTTTCCACTACTTTCACACTCACACCTGATCCATCTCAGGATCACACATGTGCAGCCTGGTCTATATTTAGGACTAGGACCAGGGAACCCTAGTACATGAGATCACTGAGGAactttaaaactgtggaggaacttcttCTTCAGGTTTAcggctttgaggaaccttcaaggaaccattttcttctaaaaaccttttcttgaagctTCTTCAGAGCGCAAATATCTTAAAAGCAAGTAGGTGCAGGTCTAGATTTCCTCTAATTAAGCAAACCGCTGACATGACAGCAAGGAGCTCCTACCCACACATGCTTTTAATGACCAACTGATGGAAGCTGTCAGGTGTTTGAGGGTACTTTAGGAACTTCTGTAGATGATAACCTCAGTTTGAGAATGGAGATTATGGAAATTATATTTTCAACCAGCTAATCTGAGATTTTAATGATAATCTCaaaggttggtggttggtgtggcgcaacagacaacaccactacctgccagtgaactaccacaccttgtgggagactggggttcgattcccggtctgggtgactatgctgcactacaccaataagagtccttgggcaagactcctaacactgcattggttGCATcgctgtaataccagtaaccttgtaagtcgctctggataagagcatcagctaaatgccataaatgtaatgaattTACCCATGACCTTTCTATTTGACCTCTACACAGAGAGGAAGATAAAGCTGCTTCAGCCCAGCAAACATTATGATTGTACTCCTTTACACGAGAAAATTACTACAGCCAGGATCTCATGTGAAGGCACGCTCGTCAGAACAGGCATTTTGCATGCATGGAACTACATGCAATTTTGCTGAATTGCCCGAAGGTCGTCATAatgcggaagacaagcgtccaggcttttttctgtcctgcaccaaagtggtggaacgagcttcccctgggtgtccgaatggccgagtcgctcgctgtcttcaaacgctgactgaagacccacctcttctgagagtacttggacgattagagtactatggtcacctttttatcgtcttgtgtttagtagagtctaaagcttagaggtatcctttgaattattggtctattctaactagctgaggtttgtcttgggtaaatagcaaagcactttgtaagtcgctctggagaagatgataatgtaaataatgaGGTTGGGACAACCTTGTGACAATGCTGTGATGTGTTTGCTGGGAACCTCACTGACCTACAGCGATATtcaccccacacacacctcaaactcTGAAGCACTGAGTGTTATAAAGCTATAATTTAGTAAATCTTCGGTGGTTCAGTTCTGTGCCCCCTTTTCCTGTGTGTCTGAGTGGGTTTGTCGTGCTGTTTTGGTAGAGTTAGGCCTGCAGGTGAAGCAGGCCTCGCGTTACAGCTGCAAGGCTGCTAGGCTGCAAGGCTGCTAAGGCTGCAAGGCTGCAATGCTGCAAG contains:
- the bik gene encoding bcl-2-interacting killer; this translates as MVEQTHEASSAISPQAGPSEVENHTLSDIDMSGRAAQLVGRQLAQIGDELNSRWSEKLPNQWPPHQHWQRYANVWNFGAFNGRIVGRLRWSKVRPMLKAFWVVPQLHTQACQTAMKWMSWVCNSHFPDWSYKTKCFLASAVLLVAVAAFTATWKPSES
- the mcat gene encoding malonyl-CoA-acyl carrier protein transacylase, mitochondrial; this encodes MSAGMSLFALLRRRAAAAAAAAAPRAGPVFFPPCRKRSASQSYSDNSRTPGAGDPAKERARTRRAPKSVSVLLFPGQGSQFVGMGRGLLEYGNVKEMFSVAQKVLGYDLLDLCLNGPEEDLMKTVHCQPAVFVTSLAAVERLNQENPVAIESCVAAAGFSVGEFAALVFSGAMDFTEALFAVKVRAEAMQKASDQTRSGMLSVIGRPQANYKYACLQAREHCLSLGIQNPVCSVANYLFPDGRVIAGHREALDFLQKNSRQLHFARTRQLSVSGAFHTSLMEPAMEPLRDVLRKLEVRRPHIAVHSNVDGKRYMHDNHVRQQLTKQLVLPVKWEQTLHEIYERTQGQDFPHTYEVGPGKQLGATLQKCNMKAFKNYTHVDVTLPQDE